The stretch of DNA CCAAAGAGGAAAATTTTTTTAAAAAAGACTTGACTTTTTGATTTTCTTTGCTATATATTATTATGTGATGTTAAACGATGATAAACTTTGGCAAGCTCAAAAGGAGTTAAAACTATGATGGAAGGGTTTGGAGAAATAATGACCCTTGAGGAGACCGCAAAATATTTAAAAATAGGAAAATCTACTCTTTATAAGATGGCAAGGGAAGGAAAAATCCCTGCTGTGAAAATTGCTA from Methanomassiliicoccales archaeon encodes:
- a CDS encoding helix-turn-helix domain-containing protein; translation: MMEGFGEIMTLEETAKYLKIGKSTLYKMAREGKIPAVKIA